From the Nodularia sphaerocarpa UHCC 0038 genome, the window ATTCGCCACCAAAGCGTTGATTTACTCCTGATTTGCTTGGGTGATTCTTCGGTTCATGAACAGGTGCTAAAGGAGCTAAAAGCCTTGGCAGATTTGCCGTTTGAGTTGCCACCGATTTTGGTAATTGATCAGCAATTAAATCAGACTGGCACGCCTTCTTTGTCTGAAGGTTCCCCAGGGTTCGGTAATCAGTCGATTCAGAGTGAATTGGATACAGCCGAAAATGTGATGAATGAGTTGGCGCAGGTTGTCGTTCGCATCGCGTCTCGTTCCCGCAGCTTCTCTGTGAAAAAAGAAGACACGGCGAACCAGATTTTGCCTCGTTCTATATCAATGGAGGATTTATTAACTCAAATCAATCAAACTTTAGGTTTGACAGGAAACAGAGATGATTGAGAGGAAGATATTGTCAATGATTCTTGTTTGATTCTTCTCAAGGAGACTCGAATTAACTGATAAGTGTCCTTAGTGTCTAAAATATCGTAACTACCGGGTTGCAAGTCCATTTTCACCAGGGCTTTCGGTTCTGCTATCACTAGCAAAGAAGGCGGCTGTGCTGGCTGTGATCTGCGATTGTTGATATGCTCTACGGCATCTTTTGTCAGTTGAATATAATTTACGGGTTTTTGCGTGTAAAAGGCTACGCTCGGTTTTTTGAAACCAACCATAACTAATTCTTCGTTTGATTGTTTGGTTTCTAATACCAGGGCGGATAAGTCTCTTAAGGGTTGCTGACGCAGTTGATCCATGAAAAACAAGGCTGGCATTAAGACAATGATCAAGAAGAAGGTAAATAACAGTAGATTTACGTTAATTATATTGTACCAACGGCGACTGATTATCAAGCCCGCAATGATCAGCGCCCCAAATATCCAAATCAATCCCCCTAGTGTTGGTAAACCTGCATTTTGAATGAGTAGGGGAAAGCCGGGGGCAACTGAATTATTATTGATGATATGAGTGATCTGAAATAGTAATACTGCCAATACTGTGGAAAAAATGACGTTGATCCATGCGCTGATTTTCAGAGAAGAGAACGCAGAGGGCATATCTTGGTTGTTTTCGGGGAAAAAGTCGCTCCATAACAATGCTACTAAAATTGCAACGGCTGGCATTAAGGGTAATAGATAACTGGGCAGTTTAGTGACAGCAATGCTAAAAAAGCCGAAGATACTGATAAACCAGATACAGGCAAATAATCCTAATTGTTGGGAGCGTTCTTGGGATAACCAGTAGGAACGCTGCCAAAATCTAGTCCTAGCAATGGCTACGGGTAAATACACAGAGTACGGCGCAAAGCCTAGCAGTACGACTAAAAAGTAAAAGTACCAAGGGGCTGAGTGACCATTAACTACCTCTGTGAAACGTTCGACGTTGTGATAACCAAAGAAGGAATTAAGATAATCCCAACCATTACGCCAAGTTACGAGGATATACCAGGGGGCTGATAAGGCGAAAATAATCAGCATCCCCATGAAGGCACGCATTTGGGTGAATATTTCGCGGAATTTGCCCACATAAATCATAAATGCCCCGATAATCAAAATTGGCAGAACAATTCCTACGGGACCTTTGGTCAAAATCGCCCCAGCAATGAGGACGTAACAAGCCAAATACCATTTGTTTGGTAATAGAGAGGCGGCGGATTCTGGTTGAGTTTCTTTGTGACTTGCGTACCCTCGAAAAAAACATAACAAGGCTGATGTCATGCAGCCAGTTAGCATCATATCGGAGACACCGGTTCTTCCCCAGACGATCATCTCAGGGCTGAGTGCTAGCATGGCGGCGGCGATTAAAGCTGTTAAGTTGCGTCGCGTTGGGCGTGAAACTTGCTCTAATTCGTCTTTTTGGGAAAAATACCACTGTACGGTGTAAAAGGTTAAACCGATGACTCCTACGGATGCGATCGCAGAAGGTAGGCGCACTGACCACTCGTTGACTCCTATAATGGCATAGGCGATCGCCTGACACCAGTAAATTAAGGCTGGTTTATCAAAACGAGTTTCGCCATTAAAAATCGGAGTAATCCAATCGCCTGTAACCAACATTTGACGGGAAGCTTCCGCAAACAACGGCTCTGTTTCATCAATTAAGCCGACACTACCCAAATTCCACCCGTAACCCAGCCAACTAATTACAATCAGTATAGTCACAGCAAAAACCGGACTTTTCGCTAGATTGTTGCACCACTGGTTCACAGTACCCGGAACACTCAGTTTTATCCTCATTATTTAATATTCAACAGTTAAACATAACTAGTCAATAGTCGTTGACTAGCTATATTTTGTTCTTGCAGTGAGTGAATTGCAAATCAGACTCAAGGATTGAGTACCAATGACCATTCTCTATTTTGGCTGTTCCATTGCGGCACAGAAGTTTCCCCAACCACATAAGGCCCCCAATAACGGCGAGAACCATCTTGTGCAAAGGCAACTATAACATCTCCCGTTTCCAACTTCAGATCCCCATCAGGTAGGGATAAAATCAACCCCTTTTGACTACCTTCTTCGGGATCAAAATCCCAATGCGCCGGTGCATCATCCTGAGTTTTTTGATTACCAGAGTTTTTCACCAGGGGCTGTCGTGCTAGTAAGGCTAGGCGCACAGGCTGATCTGTTTGATTACTCATGCGTAAATTTCCTTGATTTTTGGCATTAGTCGGGGAATTTTGACGATTTGCCAAAATGTGCGGCTCTTTGAGTCCGATTTTATTGGTTTGGCTAGTTTCTGGTATCAAGGTAGTGGGACTAACTTTTTGATCTGGGATAGGTGCTGCTGCGATCAGATCCTGTTCTGATGTATCGGTATCTGCTGATTCAAAAGATACACTTATATCCCAGCATCCCACCATGAACGCCAGCAGCCCTAAAGCACAAACTGCAATAGCAGTTTTACAATTTACGGGAAATTTCATATTGATAATGGTTAAGAATAATATTTTGTCTAGGCTTGAGCAAATACTAGCCTATTCTCTCAAAGGGGAATTCCGGATATTTGGCTACTAGCTGACTCTATCTGCTGCTCTGCTCAGGATGAGCAATGTATCGAAAATCTCATTTTTAGCAGAAAATTTTGGCATAAATAATTACATTAGTTTTGATCAAAGAAAAGGTAAAAAAACTTGATAACTTGTAATAATCATGATAACAAACGCCATCACGAGTTTACATCTGATCTAAAAGTCGGAAATTTCTTTGTATAAACACAAAAAACAGCTGTTCAAAATTAAGTAGTGTAAGTCACAAGGTATTTTTGGTGAAATTCTCAGATTTAACTGGGGAACATTCTTTATATATCTTAATATTTCTGATGAAGTTGCGGTTACTGCTTTGAGATCAAACAGACTCTTGCTAGGATCAATGATGGGAAAATGTTACCGTTTCGCAGCAAGTCCCCACCTAATTAATGCAAAACACTCGTCTGACTAATTTATTCGATTCTATTGCTAGCCGTTTGGGGCAATGGTTTTTAAATCCTTGGCGACGTTTATCGTTAATGTTGATTAATTTCTTTTTTGGTTTTTTTCTAGGAACTGCCATTTCTACTATAGCTGGACAACGAGGTGTATCAGATATTATGATCGCTGGTGTTCTGGTGGTACTGACAGAGGTGACCAGCAGAATATTTTATAGTCGGCGCTTTTTTGAGAAGCGAACCCTGTTGGTAGAATCACTAAATGTTCTCAAGGTCGGTTTTATCTATAGTATGTTTGTTGAAGCCTTTAAACTTGGGTCTTAATTATGGATTCTTGGGGGAGTAATGCAAATCCAACACCAGCCGATTTACTCAACTCTGTTTTGCCCAGTTTTAGCCAATTCTGCGAAACTCACCTGCATAAACCACCAGAGGAAATGTTGGCGGTGTTGCGGGATTTATGGCTACCACTGGGTATAAAACTAGCATCCCAGCGCCAAGCATTGGGGCGGCCGCTGATTCAGGGAATTTTAGGTGGACAAGGTACGGGTAAAACTACTATGTGCCAGGTTCTGGGATTAATTCTCCAGCAGTTGGGATATCGTCCTCTGTGTTTGTCATTAGATGATTTGTATAAAACTTATAGCGATCGCCAGGCTTTAATTGAGGAAGATCCCCGGTTGATTTGGCGCGGACCACCAGGAACCCATGATCTAGATTTAGGTTTAAATTTATTAGATCAGATTCGTCGGGGTGAAAGTCCAGTCAAGGTTCCCCGCTTTGATAAATCTGCATACAACGGTGCTGGCGATCGCACTACTTCAGAAATTGTGACAAATATTGATATTGTCCTGTTTGAAGGTTGGTTTGTCGGTGTGCGACCAATTGATGCTGATATATTTAATTATGCACCACCACCAATTTTCACAGAAGAAGATCGGGTATTTGCCCGTGATATGAATCGGCGACTGAATGATTATCTACCACTGTGGGAACGATTAGACAGTTTAATAGTCCTGTATCCCACTGATTACCGTTGTTCAATGGTATGGCGTAAACAAGCCGAACAACAAATGATTGCGGCTGGTAAATTGGGAATGTCGGAAGCACAGATTGAGGAATTTGTCAACTACTTTTGGCGATCGCTACACCCAGAATTATTCATTACGCCCTTGGTGAAATCGCCCACAGCCGTTGATTTAGTGATTTCAATTAATCCTGATCACAGTATACAATCAAATAAATTTTAGGCGATCGCGTCCGGCTTTTTTGGCTTGATACAAAGCTTGATCAGCCAGAGTAATGATTTCTTGGTAGTCAGAGCGAGGTTGGGGAATGAGTGTAGCGACTCCAGCACTGATAGTTACATAAGAACTGACCAAGGAACGACTATGGGGGATACCCTGTTTCCTAACAACAGAGCAAATGATTTCGCCCAGGATGATTGCGCCTTCTTTATCCGTATTCGGTAAAATTACCACAAATTCTTCCCCACCATAACGGGCGACTAAATCAGCCGGACGTTTAATAGTATTTTTAATAGATTGTGCCACCTGTTGGAGACAGCGATCGCCTACCTGATGTCCATAGGTATCATTATATAATTTAAAGAAATCAATATCGCCGAAAATCAGAGAAATAGGCAGTTGTTCCCGCGCCATCCGTTGCCACTCTTGGGTTAAATATTCTTCAAACCGTCGGCGGTTAGAGATTTGAGTCAATTGATCAATAGTCACCAATCTTTGTAATTCTTGGTTAGCAGATTGCAATTGTTTCTCAACCTGGGATTGGGAAATCAACAGTTTGACTCGTTGACGCAAAACAGGCCAGTGAATCGGTTTAGTCACAAAATCAATTGCGCCCACTTCAAATGCCCGATCTACTGACTCTTGATCATCCAGTCCTGTAATCATTAAAACTGGAGTATGCTGACTAAACTCAACCGACTGTAACCGATTGCAACACTCAAATCCATCCATATCAGGCATGATTGCGTCAAGGAGTATGATATCGGGGTGCAGTTGCTCCACCAGATTTAAAGCCTCCCTGCCATTTTCAGCTTCTGCAATTTCATAGCCTTCTCGTTCTAGGGCTAATCGCAGCTGCATGCGGATAAATTTTTCATCATCAACAATGAGAATCAGAATCGGAGATTGGTTTTCTGCACAAGTAGTTTTCAATGATGCTCACTTCTCCACTGTGATTTGCAAAGCCGTTTTCACTAGCTCATATTCCTTGTAGAGTTGTGAGCAGATTTGGGCAATGTTTTCTAAATCATTACTTCGTCCTTTTGCTTCTATCTGTGTGCAGATTTGCGCTAAGGTTGTAGCCCCCACAGAGGCACTACTAGACTTGAGACAGTGGGCTGCCTTCCACAGAGCCTGGGCATCTTCCGGGACAAGTGATGCTCTGATATTTTGTATATATTTGGGAGCTTCTGCCAGATAACAATTGAGTAGTTGCACAAACGCCGCCTCATCTCCTGACATCATATCTCGTAAAGAATTGAGGATTTCAGGATCGATTATAGTCGGTTCTGTATTTGGTGTGAGGATGCGGGAAAGATTTGACGACATCAATTGATCATTTTTTCGGGGTTGGCATTTACTCAGTGTTAGGGCTAACTCTTCAATTTGGACAGGTTGGCTAATTTTATCATCAATATTAGCTGCCAAACAGGCTTCGCGATCGCCCTGCATGGTATTAGCACATCCATCAATCCTACATCATCAAAACCGCCTTCTCATGCCTGGATTAGTTCTATCTTAATGGACAAAGTTCTAGAGTTCTAACTCTTTGACTGAATTTTTTTGACTAAATCATTAAAAGGTTGCCAATTATCTTCTTGGGCGATAGGTTCCCAAATCGATTCAATTACCGGTCTTAATAATGCTGTTTGGGGATTATTCTTAGCCAGAGTTTCGCCAATTACATTCATGTATTCAGAGTCCAAAGAATTAAGAATTTTATGATACAGCACACACCAATTCTCAAAAATCTGTGACGCTGATGATGTGAGGATCATATCCGAACCCTTGAGGACTAGCGCTGGCTCATCTCGCCATTGAGAACCAAAGGTACGCGCCAGTTCATAGAAAAACTGGTGATAACCGACTTGGCTATCTTGTAACAATTGAACTGTTAAATTTAAAAGTTCATTTGCTTCTGGCAATTCTAACTGCTCAAAACCCAACTTTTTCAACATTAACACCTGGTATTCAGCTTGATAATACTCATTGAATTTTGCTAATTCTGACTCCATTTCGCCTTTGTCAATAATTGCCTTTAATGGTTCCTGGAGCATTTCTAAATTCAACTGACAAATACTTGGTTGATGGCTATAACAATAGCGTCTATAGTAGTCGAAATAAGCTGCTGTAAAGTATGGGTCATAAGTGGGAATGAAGGCATAAGGGCCATAGTCAAAGCTTTCCCCTGTAATGGACATATTGTCAGTATTCAGAACTGCATGACAAAAGCCAGCCGCCATCCACTGCGCTACTAGTTCTGCTACTCGTTTGACTAATTCTGCATAAAATAAAACATACTGATTTTTTTCAGCAATTAAATGAGGGTAATAATACTGAATTACGTGGTCTAAGAGTTTTTTGCTTAAATCTGGTCGCTGCAAATAATGCAAGCGTTCAAAAGTGCCAAAACGGATATGGGAACTGTTCACCCTAACCATCACAGATGAGCGAGTCGGTGAAGGTTCATCACCCCGCCACAGGGATAAACCTGTTTCAATCATTGTCAAACAGCGCGAGGTGCGTACCCCTAATTGATGCAATGCTTCTGCGGCTAGAACTTCTCGCACTCCGCCTTTAAGTGTGAGCATTCCATCACCACCACGAGAGTAAGGTGTTTTACCGGAACCTTTTGTGCCAAAGTCGTATAATTCGCCATCAGTAGCGCGGACTTGTCCGTAGAGAAAGCCTCTACCATCACCCAAGCCAGGATTATATGTGCCGAACTGATAGCCGTGGTAACGTAATGCTAATAATGGTTTGCGTCCCTGAAATTTACCAAAGGCGTTGCTAAAATCTTCGTCTGTAACTGCTTGGGGGTCTAGTCCCAAAAGAGGTAGCACTGCATCATTGCGCCAGCGTAAGATATGCTGGGGAAAATCCTCTGCACTAACTTCGTCGTAGTAATCATCACCCAAAGATTCTAATGCTGGTTCGTAGTTGAGGGTGAGAAAAGGATGATAAAAATTTTCGTTGTTGGGAGTTTGGTCCAGATTCATTACAAGCAAAACTAATTGATTCTACCTTTTATCCTACCGCTCGCAGCAAGCAGTGTTATGCTTTTTGGAACTATAAATTAAATACACCTTTGTCATCTACACAAGAATCTCTGCCAATGCCTCCCACTGAAAAACTTACCTTACCTACTCGCGTTATCGGTTTAATTAGCGGCACTTCTGTAGATGGTATAGATGCTGCTTTGGTAGAGGTTTCTGGTAGTGATTTGGATTTGAAAATTGAGTTGCTAGCAGGGGCGACATATCCCTATACCCCGGAATTAAGAGCCAGAATTTTAGCTGTTGGCGCAGGCGTTGCGATCTCAATGGCAGAATTAGCCGAAATTGATGATGCGATCGCCTTTGCATTTGCCCAAGCTGCTCAAAATATCCAAATCGGTCACCAGCCAGCAACTTTAATTGGTTCCCACGGACAAACTGTTTACCATCGACCACCCCAAGCAGCACACAGCACACCTTTAGGTTACAGCTTGCAATTAGGTCGCGGTGCGGTGATTGCCGATGTGACGGGAATTACAACTGTGAGTAATTTTCGCTTGGCGGATATCAATATTGGTGGTCATGGTGCGCCCCTTGTACCGAGAGTCGATGCTTTTTTACTCAGTGATTCAGTAAAGGGACGTTGCATTCAAAATATTGGTGGAATTGGCAATGTTGCTTACATTCCGCCTCGTGGTGGTGACTGGCTTTCAAAAATTCGCGGTTGGGATACTGGCCCCGGAAATAGTTTATTGGATTTGGCAGTGGAGTATTTAACTGATGGTGCTAAGTCCTATGATCAAAACGGCAATTGGGCAGCTAGTGGTGTTCCTTGCTATTCATTAGTAGAACAATGGCTCCAGCAAGATTATTTTCATCTACCCCCGCCTAAATCTACAGGTCGTGAGTTATTCGGTGTGGCTTACCTGCATGAATGTTTAAAAGATGCCGCATCGTACCAACTGAATGCGGCTGACCTCCTGGCGACACTCACAGAACTGACTGTGGCTACGATTGCTCACAGTTATCAGACTTTTTTACCCGAAATGCCGCAGCAGGTGTTATTGTGCGGTGGCGGGAGTCGTAATTTGTATTTAAAACAAAGGTTACAGTTATTGTTGCCCTCAGTGCCAGTGTTGACTACAGATGAAGTCGGCTTGAATGCAGATTTTAAAGAAGCGATCGCCTTTGCTGTTTTAGCCTACTGGCGACAGTTGGGGCTAACTGGTAACTTACCAGCGGCCACTGGCGCTCCTCGTGAAATACTTTTGGGAGAAATTCATTCAGTATGTCCATAGTATTTGTATTTACGTCGTGCTGTCCTAGGGGTATTGTCAAGACAAGGAACATACAAGGTGGCTCACACTTTTTTATTGCAACCAGGGCGCTGGACAATGGAAGGCAATTGGCTGGAGCGTGATGGTATGCCCATCAGCGTCAAAGGTATGACCTTGGTGGCTTGGAGTCGAGATAACTGGTTCACTATGGCAACAAAGCTCATATTTCCAGGTAGCGATCGCGCGGAAATCTCTCTGCAATATAAGGGGCGGTTGGACAAGGAAGAGCGCCAATATAGTTTTTTACTTCAACATAATCTTTTAGGAAAGATTGAAGGTGAAGGTTGGATTGGTATAGATACAATTGTGCAGCATTACTGGGTACTAGGCGATCGCCAACGTCGCAGTGGCTTTGAAACCATGCACCGCATCTCCGAAAAAGCATATTATCTCAGCAGTGGCGTGATGACAGGTCATGTCTTAACCAATACAATGGAAGTCAGCTTAGAGCGTCAGGCAACATAAACACAGGAAGTTCAAACCCTGTGTTTTTTCAAAACAGTTATTTAGTTAGCCAAAATTGGGCATCCTAAAACTAGATCAACCTCAAAGTTGGGAAGATCATCAAACATCAGGATAAATCTAGAACCTATTGTTTAGGTGTTAATCACGTTTATTGAACCTTGGAGTCGAATTTTCTATGTCAGACCCCAACATTGGTCGCTTACTCGGCAAACGCTACCAGCTTCAAGAATTAATTGGTACTGGGGCTATGGGTCGAGTTTATCGTGCTAAGGATATTTTGTTGGGAGGCGTACCCGTAGCAGTAAAGTTTCTCGCCCTATCCATCCAAAATAAAAAGATGCGGTTGCAAGAACGCTTTGAGCGAGAAGCGAAAACCTGTGCCTTACTAGGGCAAAAAAGCATCCACATTGTCCGAGTCATGGACTACGGTGTAGACGACAATGACACGCCGTACTACGTCATGGAATACTTGCAAGGACAAAGCCTCACCCAGATTATCCGCAAAAACAGTCAAAGTCTATCTTTACCCAGATTTTTGAGTATGGCGCGTCAAATCAGTTTGGGGTTAAAGTGCGCTCATGATGGTATCCCAGTTGATGGCGCAGTCTACCCCATTATTCATCGTGATATCAAGCCCAGCAATATGCTGGTGATTCAAGACCCTAGTTTTGGGGAATTGGTCAAGGTGCTAGATTTTGGGATTGCTAAGTTACTACAAGCAGATAGCGACCAGACAAAATACTATTTAGGGACAATGGCTTATTCCTCTCCAGAACAAATGGAGGGTAAGGAATTAGATAATCGTGCTGATATTTATAGTTTGGGCGTGATGATGTTCGAGATGCTGACAGGCAAAATGCCCCTAGTCGCACCAACTCACTCTTTTAAGGCGTGGTATAAAACACATCGAATCGAAGAACCACGAACTTTTGCTGCGGTTGCTCCCACCTTGCACATTCCCCAGTCAGCCCAAGATTTAGTCATGAGTTGTCTGGCTAAAGCACCAAGCGATCGCCCCCAAAACATTAGTGAAATCCTCGAAGTTTTAGAATCTCTAGAACAGGATGATCACCAGCCCAAAACTTCACCTGATGCTCATGCAGCTACTCACTCCCTGGCTATTAGGCATGATTTGGAGCCAAAAAAAATCGCCAATTTGCCAGTATCTTTACCAAAAGACAAAGAAGATATTGTTCGCAATCCTTCCTGGCCAGCCAATAAACCAATTGCCGATATTGTTTTTCCCAAATCCATCCAGTCCAATGGAGAGACCCTACCAGCCCTATGGGTGATGCTACCGCAGCCAGAAATTAACAAACGCTTAATCTGTAAGATTTATAATCAATTTTTGTTTGTGAGTACTCCCCACCCGATGTTGCTCTGGATTACTGTGATCTACAATCGCCAACATGGTGCTAAATTTTTACCTTATTACTTGGATCTGAAAACTAGTCTGGGTCAAGAAATCGCCTCCTTACTAGCACAGAAAGCTTCCTATCGTCTGTTGTTCTTTGCAAGGGAAACACCAGATCGCTGTTCTCATGTCTCACTATCGAGTATTGATCCAGCCCAACCCCAGCGACTGCAACAATGGATAGCAATGAGTCAAACCTTTGCTTCCTCTGACAATGCCCAGCTGAGTAAAAATTTACTTAAAAGCGAGTACGAAAAAATCAAGCCCTCAATTCTGGCAAAGTTGGAAACACGTACCAGAGATTTTTCCTTGAATATTTCTACTAAATAAATTCTACTTTTTGCATAATGTAAAACTTTGTTAAGAAAAATCTATATCTAGTTGTAAGCTTGATTTATAAAAAATATAATGGGCATGAATGACAATTGCACTCACACTGCACACTGCGTTGACAGAAGTTCAAAGCTCATTGAACCCATGGGGTAGATGCCGTTTGAGTCAGCCTACACTGCGCCAAATATGATCACGGCGGGGTTAAAACCGTTTCTCCTTCAAAGACGCTACGCGGTAAGCAAAGCTATGCGGAAGGCTTTACGTGTCGCTTCCCTCTCAGCACTAAAGTAACTGAGTTTCCCGCATACCGTGAGGTCTTATGAAGAATCTCATTTCCTGTAGGCAGAAAAGAAGTTGATAAAATTCCCGACCAATATTCCTCTGTTATATTCAAACAAACAGATGAGTGTAAATCGATGGAATGATCAAATTACCAAAATTCCCATGAAATTTGGTCAAGCCTGATTCTTAATTTCACCCCAAAGCTACAGTACATTGGTGAAAGCATATAGCAGCTTATTTGAGTTGACGCCCCAGCATCCCCAGCTCGTTTCCTCCGTGGAACTAAGCAAGAGAAGGAGGTCGCCCACTGCGACACACATAGTCTTCTATGCCATAGTGGAACCTGAATCTAAGCCCCACTGATGCTTAAGCAACTCTTGATAAGTTGCTTCGCGCACCATCATCTGTTCATAAAGCTTGACCAAAAAATCTTTAGCTTGGTCATTGCTCATGTGCTGTACTTGGCTAGCAAAGGAGCGGATGCTAAATTGTTGTTCTAAAGATAGTTCGATGGGTTGGCTCATAATAAACTCCAAGAAAAACAACGCGTACAATTTAGATCGATTACAGAAGTAACCAAAGTATAATAAGTGGTTCAGTACTTGTTATGCATTTGTACCTCTGTATTAAGAAAGATAACAATTGTTTGACGAATTGCCCACAACCTTATGGGTAAGATTTCCGTTTGGATATTTTTCACCTCAGCCAACTGATGTATAACCTAGGTTTACCAAAGCTTATCTTGGGCAGAAATAAGTTTTTGTATACCATCGGTTAGTTAGTTGGAATACCCTGATGTACTTCCCACTCATTTCCTGCTCTCCTGTAAACAGGTACTGATAGATGGTGAGGAAAAGGTATTAAGCGTAAATCATATTCCCTTTATATCATTAGGTGAAAAAAGTCAATTTACCAGATTTTGCAATATCAGTCTCCAATAGGTAAATTTGGAGGTTAAAAATATTTGTATCAAGTTGTAAATAGGAAAAATGCTCAGGTTGAACAAATTGCTGAGTATATCTAGAGTCATGAGTCATGAGTCATGAGTCATTAGTCATTAGTCATTAGTCATTAGTCATTAGTCATTAGTCATTAGTTTTCACGCCCACTAGGGGCGGGGTATCAACCCCAACGAACTAATAACTAGTGACTACTTAATCAGCCCTGTGTGCTTTTGGGTGGAAAAATCCCAAATTGCTAATCTCAGCTATGCTGGAGCGTTTTCTTCCAGTGATACCATGACGATTGTGATGTTATCGTGTCCACCCTGCTCTTTGGCGGCTTCAATCAGAGCTAGGGAAGCTGTTTCCAATATGGGAGAATTGCGGAGGTGATCAGCAATATTCTGTTTGTTCAGTTCTTCGGTCAAACCATCACTGCATAGCAGCAGGCGATCGCCCATCCTCACATCTAGCGGTTGTACATCAACTTGATGCAAATCTTCCCTACCCAAACACCGGGATAAGATATGGCGGTAGGGGTGCTGTCTGGCTTCCTCTTCAGTAATGTCACCTAGCTTAATGGCTCTAGCTACCCAAGTATGGTCTTCCGTCACCTGTTGTAATTGCGACTCCCGAAACCGATATAACCTGGAATCACCAACGTGAGCGCACCAAGGCGAATCTGATTCGCGAAAAATCACGGCGACCACTGTAGTCCCCATATCGGCGCGTTCGGGATGCTGTTTTTGATCCTGGATAATGGCTTGATTTGCTTGCCATAAAGCATTTTCTAGCAATTTTTCAGTGGATTCAGAAGTATTCCAGTGGGACACCAAAAACCCTTGAATTTCCTGTGTGGCGATGCGACTGGCTTGTTCACCTCCAGCATGACCACCCATACCATCAGCAACAATAAAAAATCGCCCTTCAGGGTCGATGTAGTAAGCATCCTGGTTGCTAGAACGAACAAGTCCCGGATCGCTAGAACCCGTGAAGTTAAGTTTCATAATTTTTGAGAACAATTAATACGTGCGGTCATAACGGTCGAGGCGTGATAGCAAGCGAATCAGGATGACTGAGATTGCTGCTGCAATTAAACCAGCTAGCACGGCCAGCCATACATAACGATTTACCAATAAAATTGTAGCCGAAAGAGTAAATCCACTGATAATTAAAGCGTAGGTTGTACCTAATTGGATATTGCTCTGCCTTCGTAGTAGACGCTCCGCTTCTATGGAACGGACACGCACGCGCATATCTCCCCGTTCTAATTTCTCTAATGTATCCTCTAATCTCCGGGGCAAACCGAATGCAGTGGTACTAACTTGAACTGCTTGGCGACTTAACTCATTGATAAAGC encodes:
- a CDS encoding anhydro-N-acetylmuramic acid kinase, which translates into the protein MPPTEKLTLPTRVIGLISGTSVDGIDAALVEVSGSDLDLKIELLAGATYPYTPELRARILAVGAGVAISMAELAEIDDAIAFAFAQAAQNIQIGHQPATLIGSHGQTVYHRPPQAAHSTPLGYSLQLGRGAVIADVTGITTVSNFRLADINIGGHGAPLVPRVDAFLLSDSVKGRCIQNIGGIGNVAYIPPRGGDWLSKIRGWDTGPGNSLLDLAVEYLTDGAKSYDQNGNWAASGVPCYSLVEQWLQQDYFHLPPPKSTGRELFGVAYLHECLKDAASYQLNAADLLATLTELTVATIAHSYQTFLPEMPQQVLLCGGGSRNLYLKQRLQLLLPSVPVLTTDEVGLNADFKEAIAFAVLAYWRQLGLTGNLPAATGAPREILLGEIHSVCP
- a CDS encoding serine/threonine-protein kinase — its product is MSDPNIGRLLGKRYQLQELIGTGAMGRVYRAKDILLGGVPVAVKFLALSIQNKKMRLQERFEREAKTCALLGQKSIHIVRVMDYGVDDNDTPYYVMEYLQGQSLTQIIRKNSQSLSLPRFLSMARQISLGLKCAHDGIPVDGAVYPIIHRDIKPSNMLVIQDPSFGELVKVLDFGIAKLLQADSDQTKYYLGTMAYSSPEQMEGKELDNRADIYSLGVMMFEMLTGKMPLVAPTHSFKAWYKTHRIEEPRTFAAVAPTLHIPQSAQDLVMSCLAKAPSDRPQNISEILEVLESLEQDDHQPKTSPDAHAATHSLAIRHDLEPKKIANLPVSLPKDKEDIVRNPSWPANKPIADIVFPKSIQSNGETLPALWVMLPQPEINKRLICKIYNQFLFVSTPHPMLLWITVIYNRQHGAKFLPYYLDLKTSLGQEIASLLAQKASYRLLFFARETPDRCSHVSLSSIDPAQPQRLQQWIAMSQTFASSDNAQLSKNLLKSEYEKIKPSILAKLETRTRDFSLNISTK
- a CDS encoding NblA/ycf18 family protein, whose translation is MSQPIELSLEQQFSIRSFASQVQHMSNDQAKDFLVKLYEQMMVREATYQELLKHQWGLDSGSTMA
- a CDS encoding Stp1/IreP family PP2C-type Ser/Thr phosphatase, which gives rise to MKLNFTGSSDPGLVRSSNQDAYYIDPEGRFFIVADGMGGHAGGEQASRIATQEIQGFLVSHWNTSESTEKLLENALWQANQAIIQDQKQHPERADMGTTVVAVIFRESDSPWCAHVGDSRLYRFRESQLQQVTEDHTWVARAIKLGDITEEEARQHPYRHILSRCLGREDLHQVDVQPLDVRMGDRLLLCSDGLTEELNKQNIADHLRNSPILETASLALIEAAKEQGGHDNITIVMVSLEENAPA